The proteins below are encoded in one region of Gammaproteobacteria bacterium:
- a CDS encoding methyl-accepting chemotaxis protein encodes MSEYPSEKISPMGKSISVRKMLLIFTITITLLLGIGNLIVWEKNSVALQIAENEKQQLLDALLAFKEVRYYIVQIQQFLTDASVVGEEDYSESRPQYDAAKAVIVNLNKLLPTMVDVLGDLDHSVDILYTTGIRMVKAYVYQGREAGNLIMKDPKDGFDVATANLDHYLEHLARTINTQLDAATKKKQQTVSRIFKSNAFLAILSLLIITVSNFFLARLLMRLLGGEPSYAAAITNQVAQGNLTVAIEGYEKFSGSLLGSIHHMVHQLSNNLREIEQVSKQIGQSSYQITNIAQTIDKSNQAEQQRSGEVTNATTELRTASDAVMRLAETAHDRAAQSQISTERAMRAVQANIEQMQRIMEEVRHASTKMEELDRASARIKVITTTITTITVQTNLLALNAAIEAARAGEHGRGFSVVADEVRQLAQRAANSTAEINGITGELNKLIKENTNAMNGIIQRTQEGMSQSQDTGTVIEGISKDISENTATSQRISVLSSEQMVKLSHLQTRLEDFFHALNESNSRVRITNMVTSDLYRVTKKLSEMLENFHFDRRWLSAPASNEHRKTPRALNFLLVQINVEGTRYESITADFSLTGMCLRLTDKVLDKGKIFNMQLMMPHENLNEYKDQVPLTLKGKIVWHRSEKNEQYYGVEFVDITRDQQIKLQRCFEFFNRSSQYADNETVMSF; translated from the coding sequence ATGTCTGAATATCCTTCTGAGAAGATTTCCCCAATGGGAAAATCGATATCCGTCCGAAAAATGCTATTGATATTTACCATTACCATTACTTTATTGCTTGGAATTGGTAATTTGATTGTTTGGGAAAAAAATAGTGTAGCTCTGCAAATTGCTGAAAATGAAAAACAACAATTGCTGGATGCACTGCTTGCCTTTAAGGAAGTTCGTTATTATATTGTACAAATTCAACAATTTCTTACTGACGCCTCGGTGGTTGGCGAGGAAGATTATAGTGAATCACGGCCACAATATGATGCAGCTAAAGCGGTAATTGTCAACCTCAATAAATTGTTACCCACCATGGTGGATGTGCTCGGCGATCTGGATCATTCTGTGGATATTCTTTATACAACCGGAATACGTATGGTCAAGGCCTATGTTTATCAGGGACGCGAGGCTGGAAACCTGATTATGAAAGATCCAAAGGATGGCTTTGATGTCGCTACGGCAAACCTCGATCACTACCTTGAGCATTTGGCGCGGACGATTAACACGCAATTGGACGCCGCGACCAAGAAAAAACAGCAAACCGTATCGAGAATATTCAAGAGTAATGCCTTTTTGGCAATTCTGAGCCTGTTGATTATTACCGTATCCAATTTTTTCCTGGCGCGGTTGCTGATGCGCTTGCTGGGTGGCGAGCCTTCCTACGCTGCTGCCATTACTAATCAAGTAGCCCAGGGAAATCTCACTGTGGCAATCGAGGGATATGAAAAATTCTCTGGCAGTTTGTTGGGTTCCATTCATCACATGGTTCATCAACTCAGCAATAATTTGCGCGAAATCGAACAGGTGAGTAAGCAAATTGGTCAATCTTCCTACCAGATTACCAACATTGCCCAGACCATTGATAAATCTAATCAGGCCGAGCAGCAACGTTCGGGAGAAGTAACCAATGCCACAACGGAATTACGTACTGCATCGGATGCAGTCATGCGTCTGGCGGAAACTGCGCATGACCGCGCCGCGCAAAGTCAAATCAGTACTGAACGCGCCATGCGTGCGGTACAGGCGAATATTGAACAGATGCAAAGGATAATGGAAGAAGTACGTCACGCATCAACCAAAATGGAAGAACTAGATCGCGCCAGTGCGCGTATTAAGGTAATCACTACCACAATTACGACTATTACCGTGCAAACGAATTTGCTGGCTCTGAATGCGGCTATCGAGGCCGCCCGTGCTGGCGAACATGGTAGGGGCTTTTCCGTGGTCGCCGATGAAGTTCGCCAGCTCGCCCAACGTGCCGCAAATTCTACCGCTGAAATTAATGGTATTACCGGCGAACTCAACAAGCTCATTAAGGAAAATACGAATGCCATGAATGGTATTATTCAACGCACCCAGGAAGGAATGTCCCAATCACAGGATACCGGCACAGTGATTGAGGGTATTTCTAAGGATATTTCCGAAAACACCGCCACTTCGCAACGAATATCCGTTCTTAGCTCTGAGCAGATGGTCAAGCTTTCTCACCTGCAAACTCGTCTGGAAGATTTTTTTCATGCCTTGAATGAAAGCAATTCACGGGTGAGAATTACCAATATGGTTACCAGCGATCTTTATCGTGTTACAAAAAAATTATCCGAAATGCTGGAGAATTTTCATTTCGACCGTCGCTGGTTAAGCGCACCGGCATCGAATGAACATCGTAAAACTCCACGAGCTTTGAATTTTCTACTGGTTCAGATTAATGTCGAAGGTACGCGCTATGAATCCATTACCGCTGATTTTAGTCTTACTGGAATGTGCTTGCGACTGACTGATAAAGTGCTTGATAAAGGTAAAATTTTCAACATGCAATTAATGATGCCGCATGAAAATCTCAATGAGTATAAAGATCAGGTTCCATTAACCTTGAAGGGAAAAATTGTCTGGCATCGCTCCGAAAAGAACGAGCAATATTATGGAGTAGAATTTGTTGACATTACTAGGGATCAGCAAATCAAACTGCAACGCTGTTTTGAGTTTTTCAATCGCTCATCGCAATACGCCGATAACGAAACCGTGATGTCTTTTTAG
- a CDS encoding Phytase-like domain-containing protein, whose translation MMVILRFFLAGFLLPMIIGCTLAATRGEYFSYPLLLDAERPTLKHVGKLEFRGAVEIRGARLGGLSGLWVALDGRQFVAISDLGRLVSGLLKYDTAENLVGIDQVTVQPVLDINGLPVKGRRHDSEEIARSCTGSWLISFEQEHRLANFPTLKALPEMLPIPLGLADAPANGGIEAMTVLPDCRVILFEEGDDDGQTTRRGWITPWPPVRASDWQTLSLRVPALFRPTSATASPVGLILLERQITLLGGWKARIVRVPDTELLAGAEVIGEELARLEMPLLVDNFEGIAARPGPHGETLIYLISDNNVSPLQRTILMLLALPGNDK comes from the coding sequence ATGATGGTGATCTTACGTTTTTTCCTGGCAGGATTTTTGTTGCCAATGATTATTGGTTGTACATTGGCTGCCACCCGAGGGGAATATTTCTCTTATCCTCTGTTGTTAGACGCGGAGCGACCCACACTCAAGCACGTAGGCAAATTGGAATTTCGTGGGGCGGTCGAAATCAGAGGCGCGCGACTGGGTGGATTATCGGGATTGTGGGTAGCCTTAGACGGGCGGCAATTCGTAGCGATTAGTGACCTGGGGCGGCTGGTATCCGGGCTGTTGAAATATGATACGGCCGAAAACCTGGTGGGAATTGACCAGGTAACGGTACAGCCGGTGCTTGATATCAATGGATTGCCAGTAAAAGGACGACGTCATGATTCCGAAGAAATCGCCCGCTCATGCACCGGAAGCTGGTTGATTTCCTTCGAGCAAGAACACCGTTTAGCAAACTTTCCGACGTTGAAGGCGCTGCCAGAGATGCTGCCGATCCCCTTGGGCTTGGCGGATGCGCCCGCTAATGGTGGTATTGAAGCAATGACGGTGCTACCGGACTGTCGCGTTATCCTCTTTGAAGAAGGCGATGACGACGGCCAGACGACGCGACGGGGATGGATTACCCCTTGGCCACCCGTTCGCGCCAGCGATTGGCAGACATTGAGCCTACGAGTACCCGCTCTATTCCGACCCACCAGCGCCACCGCCTCGCCAGTGGGTCTTATCCTGTTGGAACGCCAAATAACCTTACTCGGTGGTTGGAAAGCACGCATCGTCCGGGTGCCAGACACTGAACTACTTGCCGGAGCCGAGGTCATAGGCGAGGAACTGGCACGTCTAGAAATGCCGTTGCTCGTGGATAATTTTGAAGGCATCGCGGCCCGGCCCGGCCCGCACGGCGAGACCTTGATCTACCTCATCTCGGACAATAATGTTAGTCCGCTGCAAAGAACCATTCTGATGTTGCTCGCATTACCAGGCAACGATAAATGA
- a CDS encoding conserved hypothetical protein (Evidence 4 : Unknown function but conserved in other organisms) — MIEFSDSISRHALILHPDNPLASVAVADLNLALRMQGILGDPLFVDATDTPSAVGWYAAGAQLLEQITFLGCSPVIRLAATHDGDTDVCRLRLLPPMAYPIWRAPIDATPPRCPRCRAPDVAWRDALPTWEADPLASRHACPACGHTAPLHQWRLREAAGFGRSFVEFWGIHPGEAVPGESLLACLAQLSNGSWRWFYWSGLIHFGVRL; from the coding sequence ATGATTGAATTTTCTGATTCCATTTCCCGTCACGCATTAATTCTCCACCCAGATAATCCTCTAGCCAGCGTGGCAGTCGCGGATCTGAATCTCGCCTTGCGGATGCAAGGAATCCTTGGAGACCCACTCTTCGTTGATGCGACAGATACGCCTTCCGCTGTTGGCTGGTATGCCGCCGGTGCTCAACTATTAGAGCAGATAACCTTTCTGGGATGTTCACCGGTAATTCGTCTGGCTGCGACCCATGACGGTGACACGGACGTTTGTCGATTACGTCTGCTGCCCCCCATGGCGTATCCGATCTGGCGCGCGCCAATTGATGCGACGCCTCCCCGTTGTCCCCGCTGTCGAGCACCGGATGTCGCATGGCGTGACGCTCTTCCAACTTGGGAGGCAGATCCACTGGCTAGTCGCCACGCTTGCCCTGCCTGCGGGCATACCGCGCCTCTGCATCAATGGCGATTGCGCGAAGCGGCAGGTTTTGGGCGCAGCTTTGTCGAATTTTGGGGAATACACCCCGGTGAAGCGGTACCGGGAGAGTCATTGCTTGCCTGTTTGGCCCAATTGAGCAACGGGTCTTGGCGTTGGTTTTACTGGTCAGGTCTAATCCATTTTGGAGTCAGGCTCTAA